Within Oncorhynchus nerka isolate Pitt River linkage group LG8, Oner_Uvic_2.0, whole genome shotgun sequence, the genomic segment CTCCTGCGACGGCTGGTGTGACTGTTTCGCAGCGTGAGCTCAGATGGCTCGGAGTGCGACCGCTCGTGCAACTTCAGGAGACGCAGGTACCTGAAGGCTTTTCCACACTGGCCACAGCTGTGGCCCTCCCCTGTGTGTTTAAACTTGTGCTCCCTCAGGTGCGTGTGTAGTTTGTAAGTCTTCCCACACTCGTCGCAGCTGTAAGGGCGTTCGTTCGAGTGCAGCCCCCGCTTGTGTATGCGGAGGCCCCCGCTGTCTTTAAAGGTCTTGTCGCATATGTCACATCTGTAAGGTTTCTCTGAAGAGTGCCTGCGTACGTGGGCCTGGAGTAGGCTGTTGTTGCCAAACATCTTCTGGCAGACAGGGCAGGGGAGTTTGGGACTGGGGTCATGGTCTTTTTGGTGTCTCTTTAGGTCAAACTCATAGACAAAGGTCCTTCCGCACTGGGCACACAGGAACTGGCGGTTTCCGATGTGGTAGCCCATGTGTCTCTTTAACAAGCTTGGCATAAAGAAGCGCAACCCACACTGCTCACAGGCGTACGGGCGGTCCGTGGTGTGCCAGCGCTGGTGGGAGGACAGCTGGAATTGGGTTGGGAAGCTCTTCGGACAATGAGTGCAGAAATAGGTATTCTCACTTGTATGACAATCCATGTGTCGTTTGCAGTACTGTACCTGTGTGAAGCCCTTGCCACATATGGTGCATTTGTATGGTCTAGCATCCGTGTGGACGCGATGGTGATTCTGAAGGCCAACCTTTCTCCGAAAGCATTTGCCGCACTCGTCGCAGCTAAAGGGCCGCACATCAGAGTGAATTTTCATATGGTTGGTCAGGAGTGCCGACGTCCTGAAGAACCTGCTACAATCGGTGCACTTGAAAGGTTTCTCTCCGGTGTGTATGCGGAGGTGATCCTCCAGCCGTCCCCGAGACAGAAAACGCTTCCCACACTCTTGGCAGGAGTTGGTTGCAGGTTCTCTCTTTTTCAAGCACGCTACTCGTAGTGGCTTTTGCACCCTCTTCCTTTGGATAATGGAACTCTCAAAGAGATCAACCTCTGTTTCCTGACCCCCGATCACCACACTGCTCCCGAGCCCTGTGTCGGCCGACTCCATCTCCTTGTCCAAATGATCGTTTTGTGGAAGGGGTGGCAAGGACTGGAGCGATAAAGTGTAACTGGCAATATGGGGGACCCACTGGTCGACACTCGTCAGCTCGACCGGCTGGTTATCCGTAGCAGGGATGACTATCTGTGAAGGAGAGGCTTCAGTGATGGAAGTATTCATCAGTGATACAAGCTGTTGCTGTCTCATCGTTTGCAGCATACTCCTTACTGTTGGTGCCCCTTTTGATGGTGCCCCTCCCACTAGTCCGCTAACACCTTGAGGACTAGAGCAGACCACGGCACTCTCTGGCAGTACATCCTCATCTTCTCCAGCATGGTCAGAGTCATCTGACATCATTCCCAGATCCTCCAAGTTACTGAAGGGGGCAGGGTTCATGACACTTAGAGCGCCTTCTAATGATTCTGATGGCTCGTCAAAATCTGGCTCCATTGATGGCCTTCCACAAGCGAGGCGGAAGGACAGCGAGGACAGCACACAGTCACCCACCGAAGTCGTGACAGGTACTGAGAGAAAGGGACAAATATAGAAAAATTACATTCTGATTGGTTGATTCCTGTAAATACAGCTAGTTCAAAGTGATCCATGAGAGTTTGGGGAAAACTACATTGTACTTTGTTCAGCTGTTGATAATTCTACTTAAAGTAAAGTAAGCCTACCAAACTGATTCTTATTTAGCAGGTTCTGGTGCTGGAGGAGGATCTTCAGGTGCTCAGGGTCAGACACAGACTGTCCACACTCCTCCAGGtcagagggggcagcactgataATGGAGGCTATCTGAGAAGAAGAGGTAGAAGCTAAGATCAGCATCCAGGGGGTTTCTTAGAGTGCgcaggataaacaacaacatgaaATGTGTTGGCACGTATAAAGTTGTCTAACAATGTCAACATTAGATATGATTGGTGAATTGTTAGTCATAGACTTGTTGTGTAACAGTTCATTACCTGGGAGAGATCTGGCACAGATAGCAGTCGTTCCAGTTTGAGGACCAAGCCTCCCACAAGGGCCTGCAGTGCTGTGTCATACTTGGAGCCATACTGTGTATGGAACTCCTCCTACGGGGAAGGAAACAATAAGTTTAAGTCAGTGTCTTTGAAATGACAAAGTGGACAGTgtgagaggaaagggagaaagtGTGCCGAACCTGGAAGAAGTGCTTCCTCTCGTAAGGGTTTTTCAGCAGGGTTTGGACCAGTGCCACAAAGTTAGCCTGTGACTCCTCCACTTCTGCATCTTGCTGCTGTAATCAGGATGTGTAGGGGTGACAGGGTTTGTAGAAGTCATAAGTCCAACCTGAAAACAACTTTTTATCTCTTACCCCATCCATGTTTGCCCTTTGCAGATCTAAGGAATCAGATGAGTGACAGCAAAGCAAGACAGATGGCCAAAAGCTCCCACAACCCCCACTAGGTGTTAACACTTATGTTGTTTACACTTATCCAGTACCCTCAGATTTTTACACCACAGAGCTAAAGGCTATTTTCAAACCAGACTAATGTGTTACTGCAAATGTTACTCTCTTTTAAGTAGTCGTCCGAGAATGGTATTGACAGAAATCTTTTTGTATGCTGTTACAGGTGTGAGTTGTTCACTGGTATGGGGCAGAATTTCCACACAAGAGAGAAATATTCTTACCCCCAAGATGTTCATCTTTTCCAGGAGACGTTGGATGTCCTGAAGGTTGGGTGGGTCATTGCGGAACAGCTCCAAGATCATCTAAAATAATGGGACAAAATTGTATATGATTTTTCTAATACACAAATGTGTCAAAACCACATATCATGTCACTCACCCTTGCTCTCAGGCCCAGGATGAGTTGAGCCCTCTGTTTGTAACTCAGCAACTTTGGAACAGCTTCAGTCACCACAGTTACAAACTCCTCGACCTTCCCATAGTGCATCACATTGCGTTGATTCACCACATGCCATACAAATGAATACATCAGCCGCAGGGGAGAAACCAATAGTcgcaaagaggagagaggaagtgggggagCTATAGCAAGACGATAGAACAACATGTTAGGGTGTGTGGCTTCATCCTCTAGGTTCTTTAGCAATAAATAACTCCAGCAACATAGCTAACTATCTAGCCAACTTAAATTTAGAAGGCATGCCGAAATAGACATTAGTTTTACACTAAGTTATCCATTGAAGATAGTCGCTAGATAGCTAGCGCTCTGCACTGCAGTGACTTGGGTCTGTAGCCAGGTGCACATTTGTAAAATTGGTTAGATTGCTAATACATGGTTAGCAAGTGTCGTATAATGTAACCTACCCGTACTGGCTGTCCTCTTCTTGACTCGTTTGTCCATGCCGGAATGTTACCAAATATGTACGATAGGCAGAAATCTAACAGTAAAGGTAACTAGCATGATAGATCGCTATCACCAACTTACTAACGATTTATGAAAATGGCGACAACAGATGTAAACGGAACCAAAACCAGAACAGTTTTGACCAGACTATTAACAATAAGATTGGCAGCATAAGATCATTACTGCCACCTATCGTCCTGGAATAAGAGCCGCAATTGAATCCTACTGCTCTTTTCTTGAAATTACATTTGAGATTAAAACACAAATTTCATaatttttctgtatatatttggTTGAGTATGAATTTTTATTTTGTGGCTTAATACACTTGAAATGTATTATAAAAAGTCATCACACAGAACCGTTCTAGCATACATTTGGTTTCCCTTGCTGTGAATAAAATAGCAAAACAAATGAGTAGTGGCACACAATTGTGACTATTTGCCTTTATCCAACATCAAATGTTGTGCATATTTTTTGTAAAGGCTTCCGGCAATCATTGACTACTCTCAGAAAGAGATTAGTGAGTAGCTGTCAATTTACATCTTATGTCATTAGAATTTCAACCtatacaaaaaacaacaacaaataaataTGTTTTAATGACACAATCATGAATTGTTATCTAACAGGAGACATGTTTGTTGCTACATTAATTAAGCCAGACATTATACTATTTTTCAGTGTTCCGTCTATTTAGGATATCCTGAATTATGGTCCAAAATATAAAGTCTACAACAAAAAAATGAGGAATATTATTACAGCTATTGGCAATTTGTCAAGACATTAAAAATAGCAtcccagtcagtgtgtgtggaaggCAGCCAATGTGCAGAAAATCAACTCATTTTGGAGGAATTTCTCCTGCGTCGGCTGGTGTGACTGTATTTCCTTGGTTGCTCAGATCGCTCTCCTGAGTGCAACCGCTCGTGCGCCTTCAGAAGACGTGGTAACTTGAAGACCTTTCCACACTGGTCACAGGGGTGCCCTTCCGCCGTGTGATGGATAATTATGTGCTCCTTCAGGTGCTGATTTAGCTTGTATGTCTTCCCACACATGTCGCAGTGGTAAGGCCGTTCACCCGTGTGCAGCCGTTTGTGACTGCTCAAGCTGCTgctctgtttaaaggtcttgtcaCATATGTCACATCTGTAAGGTTTTACAGAGGTGTGCGTAAACATGTGGGCCTTGATGAGTCCGTTGCTGCCAAACACCTTCTGGCAGACAGGGCATGGGATCTTGGGCTTGGGGCCATGGTCCCTTTGGTGTTTCTTCAGGTCAAACTCATAAACAAAAGTCTTTCCACACTGGGCACACAGGAACGGGCGGTTCCCAATGTGATAGCCCATGTGCCTCTTCAGCCCACTGGGATGAAAGAAGCGCATCCCACACTGCTCACAGATGAACGGGCGCTCCATGGTGTGCCAGCGCTCGTGGACAGACAGCTTGTATTGGGTTGGGAATCTCTTCGGACAATGAGTGCAGGGAAAGTTATTTTCACTTGCATGAGACTGGGTGTGTATTCTGCAATAGAATGCTTGGCTGAAGCCCTTTCCACAGATGGTGCATTTATGTGGTTTCGTACCCATGTGGATGAGCTGATGCTTCTTCAGGTCAGCCTTTTTCCGAAAGCCCTTGTCACACTCATCACACTTAAATGGCCGTGCTTCAGAGTGATTTTTCATATGAGTGGTCATGCCTCCTAAGGACCTGAAGGCCCTGCCACACTCAGTGCACTTGaacggtttctctcctgtgtgaatgcgGAGGTGATTTTCCAGCTGAGACGGATagacaaaactcttcccacactccTGGCAAATGATGGTTGCCTCAGGGATTTTCCTCTTCGAGGGTACCGTTATTCTTTGTGGCTTGGGCGCCCATCTCCTTCGGATAACAGCCCTCTCAAAGAGATTGGCTTCTGTTTCCTGACCCCCAATTAACACACTGCTTCCAAGACATGTGCCACCTGACCGGATCTCCTTGTCTACATCATTGTTTTGTGGAAGGGGTGGCAAGGAAGGGAGCGAGATCGAGTTACTTGCAATGTGGGAGACCCACTGGTGGACACTCGCTACTTTGACCGGTGGGTTACCCGGTTGGTTCCCAATGGTGACCGTGGCAGGGATGACTAATTTGACTATCTGTAAAGGAGAGGATTTGGTGAAGGAACTACTCATCAGTGATACAAGCGGTTGGTATCTCTCTGTTGGCAGCATACTCCTTACTGTTGGTGCCCCTTTTGATGGTGACCCTCCCACTAGTCCGCTAACACCTTGAGGACTAGACGGGCTCTCTGGCAGTGCATCGTCTTCTTCACTGTCACACACTGCATTTTTCGCCCCACTTCCGTTATCCTTGGcaccctcttctctctgcagAGTACTATCTTCTCCAGCATGGTCAGAGTCATCTGACATCATTCCCAAATCCTCCAGGTCACTGAAGGAGGCAGGGTTCATGACACTTAGAGCGGCTTCTAATGATTCTGATGGCTTGTCAAAATCTGGCTCCATTGATGGCATTCCACAGGCGAGGCGGAAGGACAGCGAGGACAGCACACAGTCACCCACAGAAGAAGTGAGAGGTACTGAgaaaaaataaaatatgaaaaataTTGAAGTACTTTACATTAAGAAGACTAGGCTTTTTATATATATTCCTGTTTTAAAAAATCATTAAATGGTTCATAATGAACTGAAAGGACCCGTATGTAGCTTTGTGCCAGACCCAACCAAAtgtacatagaaatgtgagttatagatctgtctttCTCATTGTAAGCAAGTCTGAAAAGTGGTATATCGGTCCTATGCGTGCTATTTCTATGCCTTCCGTCCTTTAAGTTTAGCTTTTGCATCTTTTTATTTAAGGTTTTGTAAACTTGTAATGTACTTTGTCTAGCTGTTTAtaaatgtactgtacatacacaggGAGGATAACAGATAATGATTCAAGTAGAGACTCCAAAGCTTCCTATGGACTGTTTTCAAGCCTACCATTTCTGTTGAACTGGGTTTTATTTAGCAATTTCTGGTGATGGAGGAGGATCTTCAGCTGCTCAGGGTCAGACATAGACTGCCCACACTCCTCCAGGTCAGAGGGGTCAGCACTGATCATAGATGCTAtctgagaaggagaggaagaaccAAAGATCAGCAAAAGGGAGGTGGCTTAGCATGTGAGGTAAAAACAATAATATGGCATGTGACATAAATTGTTATCTAATAATGACAGAATTTAGGTATGATCAGTGAACCACTAGTTATAGACTTGTCATTTACCAGTTCAATACCTGGGAGAGATCTGGCACAGATAACAGTTGTTCCAGTCTGAAGACCAAGCCTCCCACAAGGGCCTGCAGTGCTGTGTCATACTTGGAGCCATACTGTGTATGGAACTCCTCCTACAGGGAAGGAAAGAGTGACAGTGTCTATAATAGAACCTACCTGAATGACGAGCCGCTAAATGCAAGTCAGAAGAAATTAAGAGAGAGGAAGTATGTCAAACCTGGAAGAAGTGCTTCCTCTCATAAGGGTTTTTCAAAAGGGTTTGGACCAGCGACACAAAGTTAGTCTGCGACTCCTCCACTTccacatcttgctgctgtaacACAGAATGTGAATAATTTGATACAAGTATAACTTTTCTGGTTATCTGAATTAAGCTATTAAAATGAGTAGCTGTTACACACTTTGAATgtatgtgtaaccgatgtgaaatggctagctagttagcggtggtgcgcgctaatagcgtttcaatcggtgacgtcactcgctttgagaccttgaagtagtggttccccttgctctgcaagggccgcggcttttgtggagcggtgggtgactgttgttgatgtgtgcagggggtccctggttcgagcccggcgaggggacggactaaagttatacgGTTACATATGCAGGAGAGAGAAAAATGTACTTACCCCTGAGGATGCACTGATGTTCATGTTTCCCAGGAGACTTTGGATGGCCTGAGGGTTAGGTGGACAACCCTTGCGGAACATCTCCAAGATCATCTAAATAATGGGAATCATTGCGATATTGAGTAAACTTGCATCTTCCCCGCCCACCTTACACACATCTAGTTTCTACTGGCATTGATACAAATGTGTCAATCAAAGCATAATAAACTACCCCTCCCATGACCACACAACATAACACTCACCCTTGCTCTCAGGCCCAGGATGAGTTGAGCCCTCTGTTTGTAACTCAGCAACTTTGGAACAGCTTCAGTCACCACAGTTACAAACTCCTCGACCTTCCCATAGTGCATCACATTGCGTTGATTCACCACATGCCATACAAATGAATACATCAGCCGCAGGGGAGAAACCAATAGTcgcaaagaggagagaggaagagggggacctATGGAAAGAAGAGAGAACCGAAAAAATGTTAGGCAGTAGTTGCATAAAAAATGGTTTTGTCTACAACATCAAGGCTATACAAAATATTATGATAAGACTATAACACAGATGGGCGTTAGCAGCAATAGATGGCTACATTTAGAAAGAAAGCCAACATGACATTAACATGAAATGCTATACTAGTAAATTACTTTACAGTTCACTTAGGGCTGCCTGTAAGTTGAATTTTGAGCTactctagctaacgttagccgggGTAAATAGCATAGACAGTTAAGAAAAAAAAACTGCCCTACCCGTACTGACGGAAGCTTTGACTCGTTTGTCCATGATGGAAAAGTTGTTATCAAATGTATGTATGGATAACAAACAACAAATCTAACAACATACAGCAGTATATCAACATGCAATCAAAATTAATAAATGTGGAAATGGCAACAACGGTACATCCAGAAAGTAATTAGTGTGTCGTCAGCAACACTAAAAAAGCACTTCCGGGTCAAGGTTTCGGGAAAATGTAAAAATAAGAGTAACGTAAACTcctacatcgccttggtccgtacaattgcccttattttagcgccccacaAACGTAATATTTCCAGTATTGCATTCAGGACCTCTTTAATTCTTTTTGCAAGTAGTAAGGCTAAtatcttatagtcattattaagaagacaaattgga encodes:
- the LOC115133014 gene encoding zinc finger protein 17-like, whose translation is MDKRVKKRTASTAPPLPLSSLRLLVSPLRLMYSFVWHVVNQRNVMHYGKVEEFVTVVTEAVPKLLSYKQRAQLILGLRARMILELFRNDPPNLQDIQRLLEKMNILGQQDAEVEESQANFVALVQTLLKNPYERKHFFQEEFHTQYGSKYDTALQALVGGLVLKLERLLSVPDLSQIASIISAAPSDLEECGQSVSDPEHLKILLQHQNLLNKNQFVPVTTSVGDCVLSSLSFRLACGRPSMEPDFDEPSESLEGALSVMNPAPFSNLEDLGMMSDDSDHAGEDEDVLPESAVVCSSPQGVSGLVGGAPSKGAPTVRSMLQTMRQQQLVSLMNTSITEASPSQIVIPATDNQPVELTSVDQWVPHIASYTLSLQSLPPLPQNDHLDKEMESADTGLGSSVVIGGQETEVDLFESSIIQRKRVQKPLRVACLKKREPATNSCQECGKRFLSRGRLEDHLRIHTGEKPFKCTDCSRFFRTSALLTNHMKIHSDVRPFSCDECGKCFRRKVGLQNHHRVHTDARPYKCTICGKGFTQVQYCKRHMDCHTSENTYFCTHCPKSFPTQFQLSSHQRWHTTDRPYACEQCGLRFFMPSLLKRHMGYHIGNRQFLCAQCGRTFVYEFDLKRHQKDHDPSPKLPCPVCQKMFGNNSLLQAHVRRHSSEKPYRCDICDKTFKDSGGLRIHKRGLHSNERPYSCDECGKTYKLHTHLREHKFKHTGEGHSCGQCGKAFRYLRLLKLHERSHSEPSELTLRNSHTSRRRRHSSKRS
- the LOC115133013 gene encoding zinc finger protein 419-like isoform X1, with product MDKRVKASVSTGPPLPLSSLRLLVSPLRLMYSFVWHVVNQRNVMHYGKVEEFVTVVTEAVPKLLSYKQRAQLILGLRARMILEMFRKGCPPNPQAIQSLLGNMNISASSGQQDVEVEESQTNFVSLVQTLLKNPYERKHFFQEEFHTQYGSKYDTALQALVGGLVFRLEQLLSVPDLSQIASMISADPSDLEECGQSMSDPEQLKILLHHQKLLNKTQFNRNVPLTSSVGDCVLSSLSFRLACGMPSMEPDFDKPSESLEAALSVMNPASFSDLEDLGMMSDDSDHAGEDSTLQREEGAKDNGSGAKNAVCDSEEDDALPESPSSPQGVSGLVGGSPSKGAPTVRSMLPTERYQPLVSLMSSSFTKSSPLQIVKLVIPATVTIGNQPGNPPVKVASVHQWVSHIASNSISLPSLPPLPQNNDVDKEIRSGGTCLGSSVLIGGQETEANLFERAVIRRRWAPKPQRITVPSKRKIPEATIICQECGKSFVYPSQLENHLRIHTGEKPFKCTECGRAFRSLGGMTTHMKNHSEARPFKCDECDKGFRKKADLKKHQLIHMGTKPHKCTICGKGFSQAFYCRIHTQSHASENNFPCTHCPKRFPTQYKLSVHERWHTMERPFICEQCGMRFFHPSGLKRHMGYHIGNRPFLCAQCGKTFVYEFDLKKHQRDHGPKPKIPCPVCQKVFGSNGLIKAHMFTHTSVKPYRCDICDKTFKQSSSLSSHKRLHTGERPYHCDMCGKTYKLNQHLKEHIIIHHTAEGHPCDQCGKVFKLPRLLKAHERLHSGERSEQPRKYSHTSRRRRNSSKMS
- the LOC115133013 gene encoding zinc finger protein 419-like isoform X2, with protein sequence MTRIIMTNTGPPLPLSSLRLLVSPLRLMYSFVWHVVNQRNVMHYGKVEEFVTVVTEAVPKLLSYKQRAQLILGLRARMILEMFRKGCPPNPQAIQSLLGNMNISASSGQQDVEVEESQTNFVSLVQTLLKNPYERKHFFQEEFHTQYGSKYDTALQALVGGLVFRLEQLLSVPDLSQIASMISADPSDLEECGQSMSDPEQLKILLHHQKLLNKTQFNRNVPLTSSVGDCVLSSLSFRLACGMPSMEPDFDKPSESLEAALSVMNPASFSDLEDLGMMSDDSDHAGEDSTLQREEGAKDNGSGAKNAVCDSEEDDALPESPSSPQGVSGLVGGSPSKGAPTVRSMLPTERYQPLVSLMSSSFTKSSPLQIVKLVIPATVTIGNQPGNPPVKVASVHQWVSHIASNSISLPSLPPLPQNNDVDKEIRSGGTCLGSSVLIGGQETEANLFERAVIRRRWAPKPQRITVPSKRKIPEATIICQECGKSFVYPSQLENHLRIHTGEKPFKCTECGRAFRSLGGMTTHMKNHSEARPFKCDECDKGFRKKADLKKHQLIHMGTKPHKCTICGKGFSQAFYCRIHTQSHASENNFPCTHCPKRFPTQYKLSVHERWHTMERPFICEQCGMRFFHPSGLKRHMGYHIGNRPFLCAQCGKTFVYEFDLKKHQRDHGPKPKIPCPVCQKVFGSNGLIKAHMFTHTSVKPYRCDICDKTFKQSSSLSSHKRLHTGERPYHCDMCGKTYKLNQHLKEHIIIHHTAEGHPCDQCGKVFKLPRLLKAHERLHSGERSEQPRKYSHTSRRRRNSSKMS